From the Daucus carota subsp. sativus chromosome 8, DH1 v3.0, whole genome shotgun sequence genome, one window contains:
- the LOC108199544 gene encoding probable methionine--tRNA ligase → MSNLSAAAAAGDDRKPIKLPISGKRNVLITSALPYVNNVPHLGNIIGCVLSADVFARYCRLRGYNAIYVCGTDEYGTATETKALEENCTPKEICDKYHAIHKKVYEWFDIKFDEFGRTSTPQQTEVCQAIFTKLMENNWLSENTMQQLYCDTCKRFLADRLVEGSCPTQGCNYDSARGDQCEKCGKLLNPTELIDPKCKVCQNTPRIRDTDHLFLELPLLKDKLVEYINNMSVAGGWTQNAIQATNAWLKEGLRQRCITRDLKWGVPVPHEKYKDKVFYVWFDAPIGYVSITSCYTAEWEKWWKNPENVELYQFMGKDNVPFHTVMFPSTLLGTGENWTLMKTISVTEYLNYEAGKFSKSKGIGVFGNDAKDTNIPVEVWRYYLLTNRPEVSDTLFTWADLQAKLNGELLNNLGNFVNRVLSFIAKDQASGYGSIIPDAPGAESHLLTKNLGDKVGSCVEQYIEAMEKVKLKQGLKLAMSISGEGNAYLQESQFWKLYKEDKASCSIVLRTAAGLVYLLACLLEPFMPSFSAEVLKQLNMPLETQVTLTDEKGDIERSKRPWELLPAGHKIGTPAPLFKELSDKDVESFRQKFAGSQADRIVKAEAEAKQITEQLKKAKVSDGNVKKERTKKSASENKPKAAEQEISISRLDIRVGLITKVQKHPDADSLYVEEIDVGEGQPRTVVSGLVKFIPLEEMQNRKVCVLCNLKPATMRGIKSHAMVLAVSNADHSKVELVDPPQSAPVGERLTFSGFEGDPDDVLNPKKKVWETIQPDLHTNKELIACYKDLPFTTSVGVCKVSSISDGSIR, encoded by the exons ATGAGCAATCTCTCCGCCGCCGCCGCTGCCGGCGATGACCGGAAACCGATCAAGCTCCCGATTTCCGGCAAGCGCAACGTTCTCATTACTAGCGCCCTGCCGTACGTCAATAACGTCCCTCATCTCGGCAATATCATCGGAT GTGTGTTGAGTGCGGATGTGTTTGCTCGGTACTGTCGTCTACGAGGATACAATGCGATATACGTGTGTGGAACGGATGAGTACGGGACAGCTACTGAGACGAAGGCGCTGGAGGAGAACTGCACGCCTAAAGAGATTTGTGACAA ATACCACGCTATTCACAAAAAGGTGTACGAATGGTTTGACATAAAGTTTGATGAATTTGGACGCACTTCAACCCCACAGCAGACTGAGGTCTGCCAAGCCATATTTACAAAACTGATGGAAAACAATTGGCTTTCAGAAAACACAATGCAGCAG CTTTACTGTGATACATGCAAAAGGTTTTTGGCTGACCGACTTGTAGAGGGTTCCTGCCCGACGCAAGGCTGCAACTATGATTCTGCGCGAGGAGATCAATGTGAAAAGTGTGGCAAACTTTTAAACCCTACAGAACTAATAGACCCAAAATGCAAG GTCTGTCAAAACACACCACGCATCCGTGACACAGATCACTTGTTTCTCGAACTCCCCTTACTAAAGGATAAATTAGTAGAGTACATTAACAATATGTCGGTGGCTGGAGGGTGGACTCAAAATGCTATTCAAGCAACAAATGCATGGCTAAAGGAAGGTCTAAGACAACGGTGTATAACCAGAGATTTGAAGTGGGGGGTTCCTGTTCCACATGAGAAATACAAGGACAAG GTATTCTATGTTTGGTTTGACGCTCCAATTGGATATGTTTCTATTACTTCCTGTTACACGGCAGAGTGGGAAAAGTGGTGGAAGAACCCTGAGAATGTAGAATTGTATCAATTTATGGGCAAGGATAATGTACCTTTTCATACT GTTATGTTTCCATCCACACTTCTTGGAACTGGTGAAAATTGGACCCTGATGAAAACTATCAGCGTTACTGAATACTTGAACTATGAAGCAG GGAAGTTCTCAAAGAGTAAGGGTATAGGAGTTTTTGGAAATGATGCAAAAGACACTAACATTCCTGTAGAAGTGTGGAGATATTATTTGCTAACTAATAGACCAGAG GTATCAGACACGTTGTTTACATGGGCGGACTTGCAAGCAAAGTTAAATGGTGAATTGTTAAATAATCTTGGAAATTTCGTCAATCGTGTGTTGAGCTTCATCGCCAAAGATCAAG CTTCAGGATATGGCTCCATCATCCCTGATGCACCAGGTGCTGAATCACACCTCCTTACAAAAAATTTGGGTGATAAAGTTGGTAGCTGTGTGGAGCAATATATAGAAGCTATGGAGAAG GTCAAGCTAAAGCAGGGACTGAAGCTTGCAATGAGCATTTCTGGTGAGGGAAATGCATATCTGCAA GAAAGCCAATTCTGGAAGCTTTACAAAGAAGACAAGGCTTCCTGTTCTATAGTTTTAAGGACTGCAGCAGGACTGGTCTATCTGCTTGCTTGCCTGCTAGAACCATTTATGCCATCCTTCTCTGCTGAG GTACTTAAACAGCTGAACATGCCTCTTGAAACACAAGTTACACTTACAGACGAAAAAGGAGATATTGAGAGGTCTAAAAGACCATGGGAGTTGTTACCTGCTGGTCACAAGATTGGAACTCCTGCTCCATTATTTAAGGAGCTG TCGGACAAGGATGTGGAGTCTTTCAGGCAAAAGTTTGCTGGAAGCCAAGCTGATAGAATTGTGAAAGCAGAAGCTGAAGCAAAACAAATTACTGAACAGCTGAAAAAGGCGAAAGTATCAG ATGGAAATGTAAAAAAAGAACGAACCAAAAAATCTGCTTCCGAAAATAAACCCAAGGCAGCTGAACAAGAAATCTCCATAAGTAGGCTTGATATCCGTGTTGGTCTCATCACAAAGGTTCAGAAGCATCCTGATGCCGATTCCTTATATGTTGAAGAAATTGATGTGGGCGAGGGTCAACCTCGAACAGTTGTGAGCGGACTTGTTAAATTTATTCCTCTTGAAGAAATGCAG AACCGTAAGGTATGTGTTCTTTGCAATTTGAAGCCTGCAACCATGAGGGGTATCAAGTCACATGCTATGGTTCTTGCTGTTTCAAATGCTGATCACTCTAAG GTTGAATTGGTTGATCCACCACAATCTGCACCTGTTGGAGAAAGATTGACCTTTTCTGGCTTTGAAGGCGACCCTGATGACGTTCTTAACCCTAAGAAAAAGGTCTGGGAAACCATTCAGCCTGACTTGCACACTAACAAGGAACTGATAGCCTGCTACAAAGATTTGCCTTTCACTACATCAGTCGGAGTTTGCAAGGTCTCGTCAATATCTGATGGATCAATACGATAG
- the LOC135148307 gene encoding uncharacterized protein LOC135148307, giving the protein MNPIRFLPDCFRVLKAVKSLVLSNCNQLQILEDLPETEELWAVECRLLEKITLKPGLLIKGYDFPYKCEKLLEMESLFKVVPIDEIDPDLINNCGIYDVESMKTIQIRLYNSYTFTERRCPVQGVHENRHGHLFSIFYPGSSVPIWFSSRSYMPSLSFIISHSKLRYLNTCIVYKLNGEQYCYFYLISHNKTKDQMIVHRPGCYGIPEGDECMTWLCHWKFSSHEAGPGDEINVSMYSYYSDNTFKVKEIGIHLVYEEQEQAGVPLAKRQKMEHTSDKSSQCVVPMGMRPLAHHGTTRLYFVGCGVTTTNSWVERYFGKYVETGEPSSSDIELD; this is encoded by the exons ATGAACCCAATTCGCTTTCTACCAGACTGCTTTAGAGTTCTGAAAGCTGTCAAGAGTCTTGTATTAAGTAACTGCAACCAGCTTCAAATTCTGGAAGATTTACCAGAAACAGAAGAACTGTGGGCTGTTGAGTGCCGATTATTGGAAAAAATAACTTTGAAGCCAGGCCTACTCattaaaggttatgacttcccATATAAATGTGAAAAATTACTTGAGATGGAAAGCTTGTTTAAGGTCGTACCAATAGATGAAATAGACCCAGACTTGATCAACAATTGTGGTATTTATGACGTGGAATCCATGAAAACAATCCAGATAAGATTATACAATTCTTACACATTTACTGAAAGAAGATGCCCAGTCCAG GGAGTACACGAAAATCGGCATGGCCATTTATTCAGCATTTTTTACCCTGGGAGCAGTGTTCCAATATGGTTCAGCAGTCGAAGTTACATGCCTTCATTGTCCTTTATCATATCACATTCTAAACTTAGATACTTAAACACTTGCATTGTGTACAAATTGAACGGGGAACAATATTGTTATTTCTACCTGATATCCCATAACAAGACCAAAGATCAAATGATTGTGCATCGCCCAGGCTGTTATGGCATCCCTGAAGGGGATGAATGTATGACATGGCTGTGCCACTGGAAATTCAGTAGTCATGAGGCAGGACCTGGAGATGAGATCAATGTTTCAATGTATAGCTACTACAGTGATAACACGTTTAAGGTGAAAGAGATTGGCATCCATCTTGTGTACGAAGAACAAGAACAGGCAGGTGTTCCTTTAGCCAAACGACAAAAGATGGAACATACAAGTGATAAATCATCTCAGTGTGTCGTTCCGATGGGAATGCGGccattggctcatcatggaacgACACGGCTATACTTCGTTGGCTGTGGAGTAACCACCACAAATAGTTGGGTGGAGAGATATTTTGGAAAATATGTGGAGACTGGTGAGCCCTCAAGTTCTGATATTGAACTCGACTAA
- the LOC108199670 gene encoding disease resistance protein RUN1-like yields the protein MLKLKSSEASAENYRYDVFLSFSGEDTRKTFTDHLYKELKDEGLITFRDDEEIERGESIKFELENGIQQSRSWIVVFSKKYAFSSWCLDELVMILECRNSKRLLLPIFYHVDPSDVRKQSGCIAEAIDHHEEKFKREVDETKRKNMMDKIKRWRTALTQLANLAGMPLQNVANGYESKLIKKIVNVVQDKVKHKTLNVTRHPVGIGPSVHDINFWLRNGSTDVEVFALYGIGGVGKTTIAKCVYNMNLGLFEGHSFLENIREYSERSDGLVCLQRQLLSDISKGKTLKIKNLNDGILKIKRSLHNRKVMIVLDDVDHVEQLNAISGMREWFYEGSKIIITTRNVHLLNAYEHCTRYSVKTLNSDDSLELFSWHAFQDSRPLECYIEHSERIIKQCQGLPLALQVLGAFLRGKKVDVWKSAIEKLEFIPHCDIQKILRISYDSLQDDHDRDLFLDIACFFTGEPKCFVVRILDGCDYYTLIGIENLIDRCLLKTDEYKNLIMHQSIQSMGREIIRQQSPKDPGKRSRL from the exons ATGCTGAAACTGAAATCTTCAGAGGCATCAGCTGAAAACTATCGTTATGATGTGTTTTTGAGTTTCAGTGGTGAAGATACTCGCAAAACGTTTACGGATCACCTTTATAAAGAACTAAAAGATGAAGGACTCATCACTTTTAGAGATGATGAGGAGATTGAGAGGGGGGAGAGCATCAAATTTGAACTGGAAAATGGAATCCAGCAGTCAAGAAGCTGGATCGTTGTGTTCTCAAAGAAGTATGCGTTTTCGAGTTGGTGCCTTGACGAACTTGTCATGATTCTTGAATGTAGAAACTCGAAACGTCTTCTATTACCTATTTTTTACCATGTTGATCCGTCCGATGTTCGCAAACAATCTGGTTGTATAGCTGAAGCAATAGATCACCATGAAGAGAAATTCAAGAGGGAGGTGGATGAGACAAAAAGGAAGAATATGATGGACAAAATTAAGCGATGGAGGACTGCTCTTACTCAGCTTGCCAATTTGGCAGGCATGCCTTTGCAAAACGTAGCCAATGG GTATGAATCAAAACTTATCAAGAAAATCGTTAACGTAGTCCAGGATAAAGTGAAACATAAGACCTTAAATGTTACACGACATCCTGTTGGAATTGGTCCTTCAGTGCATGACATCAATTTTTGGTTAAGAAATGGTTCCACCGATGTGGAAGTGTTTGCACTCTATGGCATTGGAGGAGTGGGAAAGACAACCATTGCCAAATGCGTCTACAACATGAACCTCGGACTATTTGAAGGCCACAGTTTTCTGGAAAACATAAGAGAATATTCTGAACGTTCTGATGGTTTAGTGTGTCTACAAAGACAACTTCTTTCAGATATTTCCAAGGGAAAGACTCTGAAGATAAAGAATCTTAATGATGGCATTCTTAAGATAAAAAGATCCCTTCATAATAGAAAAGTTATGATAGTCTTGGATGATGTAGATCACGTTGAACAACTAAATGCAATATCTGGGATGCGGGAGTGGTTTTATGAGGGGAGCAAAATTATCATAACCACTCGGAATGTGCATTTGCTGAATGCTTATGAACATTGTACGAGATATTCTGTAAAAACATTGAATTCCGATGATTCATTGGAGTTGTTCAGTTGGCATGCATTCCAAGATAGTCGCCCCCTGGAATGTTACATAGAGCACTCAGAGAGGATAATAAAGCAATGCCAAGGTCTTCCTTTAGCTCTTCAGGTTCTAGGTGCTTTTCTACGTGGCAAGAAGGTAGATGTTTGGAAGAGTGCGATCGAAAAACTGGAATTCATTCCTCACTGTGATATCCAGAAGATTTTGCGAATTAGTTATGATTCTTTGCAAGATGACCATGACAGAGATTTATTTCTGGATATTGCATGTTTTTTTACTGGAGAGCCCAAGTGTTTTGTGGTTCGAATACTAGATGGATGTGATTATTACACATTAATTGGAATTGAAAATCTTATTGATAGATGTTTGCTGAAGACTGATGAATATAAAAATCTTATAATGCATCAATCAATTCAGAGCATGGGTAGAGAAATTATACGTCAGCAATCACCAAAAGATCCAGGGAAAAGGAGTAGACTGTAG
- the LOC108199669 gene encoding disease resistance protein RUN1-like translates to MLKLKSLESSAQKYSYDVFLSFSGADTRKTFTDHLYNALINEGLITFRDDEEIEKGESIKSELENGIQQSRSWIVVFSKNYAFSSWCLDELVLILECSNNSKRLLLPIFYHVDPSDVRKQSGCISEAIDHHEEKFKREVDETKRKNMMDKIERWRTALTQLADLGGMPLPNVADGYESKVIQKIANILKDKVTCNTLSMTGHLVGIGPSVQDISLWLRNGSETVEVFALYGVGGVGKTTIAKYVYNMNFQLFEGGSFLENIREYSERSDGLVCLQRQLLSSISKRKSPTIKNINDGLLKIKNALHHRKLLIVLDDVDQVEQLDAVFGMREWFHQGSKIIVTTRNVHLLNAFEHCTRYTIKTLNSDDSLELFSWHAFQDNSPPECYIEQSERIIKQCQGLPLALKVLGASLRGKKLDVWRCAIEKLEIIPHCKIQKILRISYDSLQDDHDRDLFLEIVCFFSGEAKSFVVGILDECDYYTLIGIDNLIDRCLLKTDKYGNIKMHQLVQSMGREIIRQQSPRDPGLRSRLWHYRDSLKVLKDETGTGAIEGLALEMKKLMHIRQSWEQKLFP, encoded by the exons ATGCTGAAATTGAAATCTTTAGAGTCATCAGCTCAGAAATATAGTTATGATGTATTTTTGAGTTTTAGCGGTGCAGATACTCGCAAAACGTTTACGGATCATCTGTATAATGCGTTGATAAATGAAGGACTAATCACTTTCAGAGATGATGAGGAGATTGAGAAGGGGGAGAGCATCAAATCTGAACTGGAAAATGGTATCCAGCAGTCAAGAAGCTGGATCGTTGTGTTCTCAAAGAACTATGCATTTTCGAGTTGGTGCCTTGACGAACTTGTGTTGATTCTTGAGTGCAGTAACAATTCGAAACGTCTTCTATTACCGATATTCTACCATGTCGATCCATCTGATGTTCGCAAACAATCTGGTTGTATATCTGAAGCAATAGATCACCATGAGGAGAAATTCAAGAGGGAGGTGGATGAGACAAAAAGGAAGAATATGATGGACAAAATAGAGCGATGGAGGACTGCTCTTACTCAGCTTGCCGATTTGGGAGGCATGCCTTTGCCAAACGTGGCTGATGG GTATGAATCAAAAGTTATCCAGAAAATAGCTAACATACTGAAGGATAAAGTGACTTGTAACACCTTAAGTATGACAGGACATCTAGTTGGAATTGGTCCTTCAGTGCAGGACATCAGTTTATGGTTAAGAAATGGTTCTGAGACTGTGGAAGTGTTCGCACTTTATGGTGTTGGAGGAGTGGGAAAGACAACCATTGCCAAATACGTCTACAACATGAACTTCCAACTATTTGAAGGTGGCAGCTTTTTGGAAAACATAAGAGAATATTCTGAACGCTCTGATGGTTTAGTGTGTCTACAAAGACAACTCCTTTCTAGTATTTCCAAACGAAAGTCAccaacaataaaaaatattaatgatggCCTGCTTAAGATAAAAAATGCCCTTCATCACAGAAAGCTTCTCATAGTCTTGGATGATGTGGATCAAGTTGAACAACTAGATGCAGTATTTGGGATGCGAGAGTGGTTTCACCAGGGAAGCAAAATTATCGTAACCACTCGGAATGTGCATTTGCTAAATGCTTTTGAACATTGTACGAGATATACtataaaaacattaaattctGATGATTCATTGGAGTTGTTCAGTTGGCATGCATTCCAAGACAATAGCCCCCCAGAATGTTACATAGAGCAGTCAGAGAGGATAATAAAGCAATGCCAAGGTCTTCCTTTAGCTCTTAAGGTTCTAGGGGCTTCTCTACGTGGCAAGAAGTTAGATGTTTGGAGGTGTGCGATAGAAAAACTGGAAATCATTCCTCACTGCAAAATCCAGAAGATTTTGAGAATAAGTTATGACTCTTTGCAAGATGACCATGATAGAGATTTGTTTCTGGAGATTGTGTGTTTCTTTAGTGGAGAGGCCAAGTCTTTCGTGGTTGGGATACTAGATGAATGTGATTATTACACATTAATTGGAATTGATAATCTTATTGATAGATGTTTATTGAAGACTGATAAATATGGAAATATTAAAATGCATCAATTAGTTCAGAGCATGGGTAGAGAAATAATACGCCAGCAATCACCTAGAGATCCAGGTCTAAGGAGTAGACTGTGGCACTACAGAGACTCCCTCAAAGTATTAAAAGATGAAACA GGCACCGGAGCAATTGAAGGTCTTGCACTAGAAATGAAAAAACTAATGCATATCAGGCAGAGTTGGGAACAAAAGCTTTTTCCATGA